From the genome of Geminocystis herdmanii PCC 6308, one region includes:
- a CDS encoding DUF2281 domain-containing protein: protein MELKTRIWETVEKMPVSLQAELLHYAEYLQEKYHQENLTQDKSLIKSHMDKLKDTCDDSLKDIDDEDFFSLAGLWQDREISIELIRKQAWLDRNK from the coding sequence ATGGAATTAAAAACTAGAATATGGGAAACAGTGGAAAAAATGCCCGTGTCTCTCCAAGCGGAATTATTACATTATGCGGAGTATCTTCAAGAAAAATATCATCAAGAAAATTTGACACAAGATAAGTCTCTCATAAAAAGTCATATGGACAAATTAAAAGATACTTGCGACGACTCTTTAAAAGATATTGATGATGAAGATTTTTTTTCCTTAGCAGGTTTATGGCAAGATAGAGAAATCTCGATCGAATTAATTCGTAAACAAGCATGGTTGGACAGAAATAAATGA
- a CDS encoding DUF6883 domain-containing protein, with protein MKLGENIIIPTAKITQYLLIYREQDDKSKFLAQAGFTLTNPEQLKSAIIQLTKDYDAIEDKVNEYGIFYQVSGELKGINNYNLSVITIWLKRKIDDQIQFITLKPKKEKK; from the coding sequence ATGAAATTAGGTGAAAATATTATTATTCCCACTGCTAAAATTACCCAATATTTATTAATATATAGAGAGCAAGATGATAAATCAAAGTTTTTAGCACAAGCAGGATTTACATTGACAAATCCAGAACAATTAAAATCTGCTATTATTCAATTAACTAAAGACTATGATGCCATAGAAGATAAAGTTAATGAATATGGTATATTTTATCAAGTATCAGGGGAATTAAAAGGAATAAATAATTACAATTTATCTGTAATTACGATTTGGTTAAAACGAAAAATAGATGATCAAATTCAGTTTATCACTTTGAAACCAAAGAAGGAAAAAAAATGA
- a CDS encoding DUF4926 domain-containing protein, whose product MIKLYQRVCLNKDFPEFELKKGDIATLIDTVPHPEGGENGYILEIFNAIGESVNVIIVPQSAVNSLEENQILTVRDFASI is encoded by the coding sequence ATGATTAAATTATATCAAAGAGTCTGTTTAAATAAAGATTTTCCAGAATTTGAATTAAAAAAAGGAGATATTGCCACTCTAATTGATACTGTACCTCATCCTGAAGGTGGAGAAAATGGATATATTTTAGAAATATTTAACGCCATCGGAGAATCAGTTAATGTAATAATAGTACCTCAAAGCGCAGTTAATTCTTTAGAAGAAAATCAAATTTTAACCGTACGAGATTTTGCCTCAATATAA